From a region of the Helianthus annuus cultivar XRQ/B chromosome 5, HanXRQr2.0-SUNRISE, whole genome shotgun sequence genome:
- the LOC110941672 gene encoding probable elongation factor 1-gamma 2 isoform X1 produces the protein MGVRKLLQENWFKMIKRIGMAILGFISTQYSIVPTFLQSFSFFISKSKAINEFISANENITKRVQHLIEGEWQMIWSSQIFHTPGKNMNVNKAIITIEYVGVGIKMAAENCQMGVSNKTPEFLKMNPIGKTPEGPLFESNAIARYVAHGSSLFGSSKIEYAESSIAGLKRGFDALNNYLASHTFLVGDGVTLVEEEEAPKSKPKNSLDLLPPSNMVLDDRKRLYSNTMSNFCEVAHKGIYLQKKGC, from the exons ATGGG TGTAAGGAAACTTTTGCAAGAAAATTGGTTCAAGATGATAAAGAGGATAGGGATGGCGATACTTGGCTTTATTTCCACACAATACTCCATTGTTCCCACTTtccttcaatctttctctttCTTTATCTCAAAATCAAAG GCAATCAACGAGTTTATTTCAGCGAATGAAAATATTACCAAGAGGGTACAACATCTCATCGAAGGTGAATGGCAAATGATCTGGAGTTCACAA ATCTTTCACACTCCTGGGAAAAATATGAATGTGAACAAGGCCATAATTACTATAGAATATGTTGGTGTAGGAATCAAAATGGCGGCTGAAAATTGTCAGATGGGTGTTTCAAACAAGACTCCTGAGTTTCTTAAGATGAACCCCATTGGAAAG ACTCCCGAGGGTCCTCTATTTGAGAGTAATGCAATTGCTCGCTATG TTGCTCATGGAAGTTCTCTGTTCGGGTCTTCCAAAATAGAATAT GCTGAGAGCTCTATTGCTGGCTTGAAGAGAGGTTTCGATGCTTTGAACAACTATCTAGCATCACACACTTTCTTGGTCGGTGATGGTGTCACCTTGGTTGAAGAAGAAGAGGCACCGAAGTCTAAGCCGAAAAACTCTCTTGATTTATTACCTCCGAGTAATATGGTTTTGGATGACCGGAAGAGGCTTTACTCTAACACTATGTCTAACTTCTGTGAGGTTGCACACAAAGGTATATATTTACAGAAAAAAGGGTGTTAA
- the LOC110941672 gene encoding probable elongation factor 1-gamma 2 isoform X2: MIKRIGMAILGFISTQYSIVPTFLQSFSFFISKSKAINEFISANENITKRVQHLIEGEWQMIWSSQIFHTPGKNMNVNKAIITIEYVGVGIKMAAENCQMGVSNKTPEFLKMNPIGKTPEGPLFESNAIARYVAHGSSLFGSSKIEYAESSIAGLKRGFDALNNYLASHTFLVGDGVTLVEEEEAPKSKPKNSLDLLPPSNMVLDDRKRLYSNTMSNFCEVAHKGIYLQKKGC, encoded by the exons ATGATAAAGAGGATAGGGATGGCGATACTTGGCTTTATTTCCACACAATACTCCATTGTTCCCACTTtccttcaatctttctctttCTTTATCTCAAAATCAAAG GCAATCAACGAGTTTATTTCAGCGAATGAAAATATTACCAAGAGGGTACAACATCTCATCGAAGGTGAATGGCAAATGATCTGGAGTTCACAA ATCTTTCACACTCCTGGGAAAAATATGAATGTGAACAAGGCCATAATTACTATAGAATATGTTGGTGTAGGAATCAAAATGGCGGCTGAAAATTGTCAGATGGGTGTTTCAAACAAGACTCCTGAGTTTCTTAAGATGAACCCCATTGGAAAG ACTCCCGAGGGTCCTCTATTTGAGAGTAATGCAATTGCTCGCTATG TTGCTCATGGAAGTTCTCTGTTCGGGTCTTCCAAAATAGAATAT GCTGAGAGCTCTATTGCTGGCTTGAAGAGAGGTTTCGATGCTTTGAACAACTATCTAGCATCACACACTTTCTTGGTCGGTGATGGTGTCACCTTGGTTGAAGAAGAAGAGGCACCGAAGTCTAAGCCGAAAAACTCTCTTGATTTATTACCTCCGAGTAATATGGTTTTGGATGACCGGAAGAGGCTTTACTCTAACACTATGTCTAACTTCTGTGAGGTTGCACACAAAGGTATATATTTACAGAAAAAAGGGTGTTAA
- the LOC110941673 gene encoding lysM domain receptor-like kinase 3 — protein sequence MLMASSTHFLYLTFFIASFTQVFPLNEVMKSSLMYPLTCSDYTHTCDSYLYHISKGHKLDEIASFYSVNTSRITPVNHQSNLDYLVSVRCACEKDNNGNGYYLYDSVYKRKPGEGVRYISDEYYSGQVWYVSGEDEEQLTLHLVCGCLDDESRKVVTYTIQAQDTLLGISQLLSAKENEVENLNKALTQDPNYMDIGWVLFVPQENNRIRTSKKSRMKTWKLIIFIVVALVLVTSAFVVLFLHRKRRARKIKANESKTIRNEVTGGKTTLENHFFNVDMEEAASNIESEKPVIISLEEIEQATNSFDEARKIGEGGYGSVYFGIIRQREAAIKKMRSNKSKEFFAELKVLCRIHHNNVVQLLGYASGDNHLYLVYEYVPNGTLSDHLQDPLLKGHQPLTWTARANIALDAARGIEYIHDHTKARYVHRDIKTSNILLDLGLKAKVADFGLTKFIERANEDELVATRVVGTPGYLAPESISEMQTTSKTDVFAFGVVLAELITGQKALARDKQEPNKLKTLVSVIRVIFQDQDSSAALESQIDTNLKGSYPIEEIHKMAETAFQCLSEDPANRPEMRNVVTILGQIVMASIEWEASLGGSSQVFSGVCDGR from the exons ATGCTCATGGCCTCATCAACTCACTTTCTTTATCTTACTTTCTTCATTGCTTCTTTCACACAAGTTTTCCCCCTCAATGAGGTCATGAAATCATCTCTTATGTACCCATTAACTTGTTCTGATTACACACATACATGTGATTCATATCTATACCACATCTCCAAAGGCCATAAACTCGACGAAATCGCCTCTTTCTACTCAGTTAACACTTCAAGAATCACACCAGTTAATCACCAGTCTAATCTTGATTATCTAGTTTCCGTTCGATGTGCTTGTGAGAAAGACAATAACGGTAATGGATATTATTTGTATGATTCGGTTTATAAACGGAAGCCAGGAGAGGGAGTTAGATACATATCGGATGAGTATTACAGTGGGCAAGTGTGGTATGTTAGTGGAGAAGATGAAGAACAACTTACTTTACATCTTGTTTGTGGTTGTTTGGATGATGAATCTCGAAAAGTTGTCACGTATACTATTCAAGCTCAAGACACTTTGCTTGGAATATCGCAACTTCTTTCGGCAAAAGAGAATGAGGTTGAGAATCTAAACAAGGCCTTGACTCAAGATCCTAATTATATGGATATCGGGTGGGTATTATTTGTGCCTCAAGAGAATAACAGGATTCGAACATCAAAGAAAT CAAGGATGAAGACTTGGAAGCTAATCATCTTTATAGTCGTAGCTTTGGTTTTGGTCACGTCGGCTTTCGTGGTCTTGTTTCTTCATAGAAAAAGACGGGCTCGAAAGATAAAAGCCAACGAATCAAAAACAATCAGAAATGAAGTAACTGGTGGGAAGACTACACttgaaaatcatttttttaacgTAGACATGGAAG AGGCCGCATCAAACATCGAGTCGGAAAAACCAGTTATAATCAGTTTGGAGGAGATTGAGCAGGCTACAAATAGTTTTGATGAAGCCAGAAAAATAGGAGAAGGTGGATATGGTAGTGTGTACTTTGGCATAATAAGACAAAGG GAAGCTGCAATAAAGAAGATGAGATCTAACAAGTCAAAGGAGTTCTTTGCAGAACTTAAGGTTCTTTGTAGGATACATCATAATAATGTG GTACAACTTTTGGGATATGCAAGTGGTGACAACCATCTTTATTTGGTATATGAGTATGTCCCAAATGGAACACTTAGTGACCATCTTCAAGACCCTTTGCTAAAAG GCCACCAACCGCTTACATGGACAGCAAGAGCAAATATTGCACTTGATGCTGCTCGGGgaatcgaatacattcatgatcaTACAAAGGCCCGTTATGTTCATCGAGATATTAAGACAAGTAATATACTTCTTGACTTGGGACTCAAAGCAAAG GTTGCAGATTTTGGACTTACTAAATTCATTGAACGCGCAAATGAAGACGAATTAGTAGCCACGAGAGTTGTGGGTACTCCTGGCTATCTTGCTCCAGA GTCAATAAGTGAAATGCAAACCACGTCAAAAACCGATGTTTTTGCATTTGGGGTGGTTCTAGCAGAGTTGATAACGGGTCAGAAAGCACTTGCACGCGATAAGCAGGAACCAAACAAGCTCAAGACACTAGTTTCAGTG ATACGTGTAATATTCCAAGATCAAGATTCATCAGCTGCATTGGAATCTCAAATTGACACCAATCTAAAAGGAAGCTACCCTATAGAAGAAATCCATAAG ATGGCTGAAACGGCTTTCCAATGCTTGAGCGAAGATCCAGCTAATAGGCCAGAAATGCGCAACGTGGTCACAATATTGGGTCAAATTGTTATGGCCTCTATAGAATGGGAAGCATCACTTGGTGGGTCAAGTCAAGTTTTTAGTGGGGTGTGTGATGGAAGATAA